GAACTTGCAGTTCCCTAAGAATTAAGGGTAACTTATCACTAGAATCAGGTGGTGGGATGAGATGTCTGGGTCGCTATCATTGTGAATAGTAAAAAGATACCAGATGTCACGCTAAATAAccctttgtatgtgtttttccTAAGGGGGCTGGATAAAGGGTGTGAATCATGCTTAAACATATGCAACTGATTAACATTATGTGTTAATTAATATTAGTTATACTGTCTGTACCATAATTCATCATATTGTAGAACTGGCTCTGATACTCATATAATGTTTTGAAGGTCCACCATGATTCTGGTTATATTTCATACTGTACCACATTGCTGATGTCTAGGTGTTCTGTCTGTTTTTATACGTTAAATTGATAAACAATATAAGAAATTTGCTAATAGAACCCTATCATCATCAACTCATATTGAGaccaagttatatatatataaactgaaatGTTGATTTTTGTGATCAAACCATGTTGAGCTAAACCAGGCTTTTTCCATCAAACCCGCACAGTTTTTGTGTCGTTATTAATGCTAGTGGAAGTTTGGAaatcttcagctatggaatcagctaACCTTTACATACCATGCACCTCAGAACTCGGTAACCCTGCTCTGTAACTTTATGTGGTTTTGTTCTGCGAGGccgagttgctgctgttcctaaatgctttcactttccaataataccacttacagctCTTCGGAACGACCCATTTtttccatatagtatatatatatatatatatatatatatatatatatatattgcattgtcCTCTGCACTCGACTGACCGAAAAAGCCAAATTGTTACAAGCCTATAAGAACCGAACGTCACATTTGCACCAACTTTATAATTATCGATCATTAATCACTATTCATAAACTTCATTTTCCAATTTCTCCATTGCCTCTGGCCAGATGGGTGCTTTGGGGATTGATACATTTTGTCTTCATTCTACATAGGGagtgatgtccctctttctaaCAGGGCAAGTTTAAAAGATATTCTCAGAACTGCTAATTAGGGTAGGGAACCCACGTTTTAGatcttttattttaaccacGTTTAGCATGTTTCTACATACGTTATTCAATAATATTCCATTATACTAGGTATTgttatcatacatttttttatgctatATTGCTAATACGTTGCTTTAAACGGCACTAATATGAGCCTAATATGAGggttttttctataaaaatgatgaaaagtcaggattttaattaaaaacaggaGGGAAATGTTATGCCCGTGTATGTTTTCCCTACCCTTATCATATTTTGTTTGCAGTTTAATTTTGTATCGACTAGATTTTTCTTGATCTCCTTTATTGAAACATGGTATTGTGTTCCGAAGATGTTACTGTGTTTGTTCTTCCCCCGTAGCTGAATCAAGAAAGATGATGGCTCACAGTTGAGGGGACCCCATTATGGACTTGGTCCCAATATGAGTGGATGATGATGGAGTTCTACTAGAAGGTTTTCTTGCTGACGTTGGAGATAGTAAGAGAGTTTATGCCCAATATTCGGTTCCTGTCCTTAACgaacatattcattttaatcATTGATGTTCCTACAATCTAGAGTTGACTGCGTCTTAACCAGGATTAAAAATGACTGAGGAATAAAAACCGCATCAAGCTTCTTTGGTGCATACCCATTGTTTCTCAAGAATTTTACACAAAAGTACATATGTtggactgtaaaaaaaaaagctaggtGGAATACTTGCTAGTACTGCTACCATAAATGTAGGTCACCATATGGTAATGTATGAAACAGATCCATTCTGTTGGTTTCTATGTTTATAGACAACATTTCAATCTTTACTATTGATTGATCATGCTACTTACTGCAAATGTATTGTTCTGATACTCTCAGGTGCAGAAAAGAGGTGTGCAAagtgatttattcactaaaccatgagCAGAGTTGAAAATTCCAAAATTTATTTACTGTTCGTTGTCAATAGCTTCTCTTGCAAGAACATCTGGGCCAGGTCTATGTAATGCAAAGAGGTGACACTTTTTGATAGAAATGCTTTAACCGCTTTAACTAGCTTCTTGCGGGAGAAGTTCATTAGGACTGGCCCTTCATGAAAGTTCAGATATGTTGGAACGTTGCATATGgtaagtgaataaatcccacGGTACCCATACATGGACAGCAGTGTCTATAGTGAGGATTGTGAACGCCTACGGTGCAAATTGGGcttttttaatgttacattttagatCTAGAACAATGAAGCAGACCGTATCAAAAGAAACCAGTTTTCCCAATTCAGACTTTAAGTGAAATCCTAGTTAATGACAGTATTTAGTACTATTTATATCGCTAAgaatatgaaacaaaaatattgctcGCTCCCGTGTCATAGTTTTCATTAAATTCATGTGTAGAAAAGTTGTTAGTAATGAGGTAGATTTCATTCATGGTTCACAGGGTTTGCATCCTGATCCAGATTCATCTGTATTCTTTTCATCAACAGAAATGACCCTTCACGTGTTTAAACCCTGCCACAAATGAACAACTAAACTACCACCAATTACCGTCAAATTAGTTTGCCAGAACGGCACAAAACAAATTTAGGGTAAATTATTATATCGGTTTAATGGTAAAGTAATAGCACTCACCAAATGTGCATTCTCCATCATGCACCTTGTGAACAGAACCTGCGCCAGAGTGTTGGGACTTCCAGCTATGCAGGTGGAGGGTGCACACACTGGAATAAGTTCTCCCATCTGAGCCACACACAGCACCATCTTCTTCACAGACGCAGACCCCTGTACCCTCAGATGAGGATGAATCACTGCCAGAGCTGGACCTGCTGACACAGACCATCCTAGGGGCACAGCGAGCCCGCATCTCATCTCGCCCTCCGCAAACTTCTCCTTCAACGCCGAGGCATTGCTCACAGCAGTTACACTCGTCTTTGGTGAGCAGCTCTGGGGCCACACAAGTCACAGGGCTACATATTTCCTTATTGCAAGGACCACAGACAGAAGAAGCATCAGCACCTACTCCTGGAATCTGATGCAAACACACAATCAATGGCAACAAAGATAAGAAAGGCTGCATTTTTTGTCTGCGTCTTTTGCTTGAGGAGCTTGTGCTTGGGAACAAGTGACCTCGGTTCTCCACCCAAATAAACTGAGGTGGCTAATGCTCTCGCAGTAAAGACATAGACAGCTGTAGCCTGGTAGCCACACCTCCTTACAGCAAAGTGCCAAATAACTTTGTAAAGAGGATAGCTCTTACTTACCATCATTCATTCAGCAGACCATGCATCCTTATCAACTTTGAACACATGGCCAAAAATATCCCCCACATTGGTAACACTCATTCATTTAAAGTGACCCCATTAATTATCATTGTTTGGGATTAAGCCTGACTTGCCCTAGagctaagtaaaaaaaaaaacccaggaagCTTGCctttaataaaagaaagcagAGCAGCTGAGACAATGGCCTTCACAATGCTAATGCAAAACAAGGCTTGCGGTAGAAGGCACGCAATCAATTATTGAACGAAAACCCACTGCTTCTTTCGACTGTCATTTTTGTAGCCGCAGAATAGAGAAACACATCATTATCTGTGAATATAATAACTGCAAATGAATTCAACATTCCATGCGCGACATTTAACAATGGGAATGCTCGACAGCAGGGGTGTTTCTGGCTCGAGAAAGGTTGTGTTAATTATTTATACTTAAGTGCTTCATATTTATGCATCTTTCTATACTTTGAAGGATTCATACATGAACAACTGGTGCAATGTGAGGTCAAAGACAATTTCCTCTGCCCTGTAACTTGCTAGTAGTTATATATTTCCAGATGTACGTTTTGTGTGCCTTCACCAAATCCACCTTGCTTATTCAATGTTATTCGTTATATCAAAACCATGTTTGGACTGAGAATACGATATGGCACCCAGCGAATTAAACATGTTGTGAGAGTTCAGAGCAGTTTTTGTCATTGTGGGAAGGATATTATAGCTTGTTCAGCAAGAGCAGAAGATGGCAACGCAAACCAGTTCAAACCCTGTCTCATGATTTTGGTCCTCACCAATGTCGGACAAAGTATGGAGTGAGTTGACTGGCTCTGCCACTAATGGTATTACGAAGAAAGCAGACTATAGTTTATCCGGCATATCTCTTCGATGAGTGTGGCCTCTGATACAAAGTATGGCCTGATGTCTGCCGTGTCCCTACTTGCTTGTTTTGGCACcttgttttcacttttttttcagtGGAGCACCTGAGCCCCGgggcttcaaaaaacaaaaacaaaaaacatagcaGTCTGGCAAGCTTTTGACTAAATTATAATCCAAATCGCTTGCATTTTGGATCATgctggaaaagagaaaaaaaactaaaaaaacattacaagaaaataaaagaagactAATATATCTTCTATATAACAAGTCAAATGAAAACACTACCATCCTTTACAAGAGCATCGCTATTAATAAAGCATTAACAGTATatcatattacatttatttatatatcgtcaGCAGTTTCCGTAGAGCTGTTacaacagtaaaataatttaaaattacacacaataacaaagtggtataaaaggagaagagggccctgctttggagagcttacaatctagtcgataGTCATCCTGATCTTACAAATCTCGCAGTCAGTCCCTTCTTTTCTGATTTTTCCACACTTTCTCCCAGCTGTCTATCATTGTATTATCcggatttttccttttttttgtgcgAGGTGGTgggtaggttttttttgttatgagtTTTCTTCTGCGTGAAATAATTAGTCCCTTTGGCTACAATTTCCCTGCCCCCCTCATGCTATAGAAATCCCCCTCCCCTGCCTTTTTGTTACTAATTGCCTTATTGTTGCAGCTgtggcttattattattatcgcatCCTCCTGGACCACGGGAGTTTTTATTGGTTTGGTTAGCCCATACATGTTGTAATATATGTGAACTATTGTTAGTTGCTTGTACGTTCTATTCCACTTGGTCCTTCATACTGGACCTGGCTTCATAAAAATAgtggtctttaaccccttaaggaccagggctACTTTATGCTACAGGACCAGAGcaatttttttgtatctttgttaAATCTTTCTTATTTCCCTCATTAGTGTACccgcacaaattatatttttttcaagccatatatgtaagacattatttttataaacaaaatttaaaaaaaaattatttataaacctacccacacacatttttcacagttttacaggtatatatatttacagacaCCTagtataaattaaagaaaatttattaatattaatgtatatttgtgtatatatttgtgtgttaactgccccacttaaattgtacagcgctactcaATTTGATGgtgattaataaataaaagctaataataatataaaataccaaaaatatattcgTTAATCTGCTCCGATTTGTTGACTACCCTATATTCCTTTATAATCATTCATCTAATTTAAGTTTTCTAATTTGGTTTTAGgtttttaaaaagtttgttacatttttttaacccttaccTAAACCTAACCCTAGTTAACTAACTCCTAATTAACCCCAAAACACTAACTACACAAtattaatgttaatatatatatatgtatatatataaagtccaaaattaacaattgcactccaaatgccaaatttctgcccggtgccaaataactgcagcagtaaataatataaagtccaaaaataattaccggcactccagggactttgcaaatgaccacacaaacaacttcggtttttaagtcaacgtttcagtcttgtttattacagactttcatatgtatatatatatatatagatagatagaaaggagctagaaaggagagataaagagaaagtggAGAGAAGACACAAAGAGAAGTAGGGTCAAAGAGAAGGGGCAGAGTTAAAGAGACAGAGGATAGTTACAGAAATTGGATAAAGGGATATGAGTGGGAtggtgagaaaagggagagataaaaagaaaggtggagaaaaaagagaaaaatgaaagcTGAGAAAGAGAAATGTAAGAGATAATAAATAAGGGGAGGATCAAAGAGAAGGGCAGGGATAattagaaaggggagagataaaaggTGGTAACAAGAAAAGGGAGACATGAGCAGAAATAATCAGGTAGCTGAGAAATTATAAGAAAGAGTAGAGAGTGTATTAGTGTTCTGAAGGTGATAGAACAAGTATGTCTACAGGCAAGCAAGTGTATGGATGCAAGGGCAAGTATAAGCCAGGATGTCTATGTGTAGGGGCAAGTGTGAATGGgcaactgtatgtatgtgtgtattggcACGCATATTCGTTTATGGCCAGGTATTCATAAAAGTAgtgtataccgtattggctcggatataggccgcccccgtatataggccgcaccctaaaagtttggtgcttttttaaagaaaaagtttttttaatagacatgctgccactctgtcgccccccgagatatgctgccactctgtcccccccccgagatatgctgccactgtcccccccgagatatgctgccactgtcccccccgagatatgctgccactttccccccctcccgagatatgctgccactgtcctcccgccccgagatatgctgccactgccccccccgagatatgctgccactctgccccccccgacgacttaccagagcagactcccgggtgtcttgcggggccggcgggggacatctacgcaatacgcacgatgtgctttaacaatctcccttgccgggaaccCCCCcacgtgggaattcccggcaagggagattgttaaagcacatcgtgcagacgtgccggcagcggaggctgtttacgcgcatcgctgctgccggtgaacgtcggcacgatgcgcttagacaacctcccgtgccggcaccccccccgtggaaagtgctggcagggaggctgtctgagcgtatcagagagtaggatgcaggtcccctgcaccgctgcgggggatctgtatcctaaccctgctgcctgcccggcgcccggaactgcatggcgctagaccccgaatataggccgcacccccactttaaagacttaaagtgggggggggggagtgcggcctatattcgagccaatacggtatgtgtgtgttccGACAGTTTATCCATAACTATTACTGTCCTAGAgggtatagaatgaataaaaGGGGGCATAAGCCAGACTCAGAGGAGACATAAGACTCTGAGAGTAGACCACTGTAGGTGCGctctgggcaagtcctgtgtctGTCTGTGTAATCTGTCCTATGGGTGCAGTCctggtgctggggcaagtccttatgtacctattataaagataaaatagGATGTCTGAAACAGAGAGACTTGGTGGCATATTTAACAGAAGTTGTTAATTTATacatgttttgcaaatatttgtgtctctctctctatatatatgtgtatgagtgtgtatgtatgtgtaaatatatatattaaaattgccCACCTAATTTTGTCCCCTTTCCCTGCTAAATATGAttgctggagatgccactggCTGAGGTTAATGGTCCTACAGTAATAAATGGGTACCAAATTATTAAAACTCAATAGCAAAACTTTACTTATTCACTTGTAACATTATTACATCATagttatgtaccgtatttgctcgattataagacgaccctgattataagacgactccccaaatctgaatattaatttaggaaaaaaagaaaaagcctgaatataagacgaccttataggaaaaaagttttaccagtaaatattaattcatctaaactattttttttaataaaagctatgattgagaaaaatattttggttttatttccttctattttccaacctgccccccagttatgcacatctgccccagaaatgccttataccccctata
The DNA window shown above is from Spea bombifrons isolate aSpeBom1 chromosome 1, aSpeBom1.2.pri, whole genome shotgun sequence and carries:
- the IGFBPL1 gene encoding insulin-like growth factor-binding protein-like 1 isoform X2 gives rise to the protein MMIPGVGADASSVCGPCNKEICSPVTCVAPELLTKDECNCCEQCLGVEGEVCGGRDEMRARCAPRMVCVSRSSSGSDSSSSEGTGVCVCEEDGAVCGSDGRTYSSVCTLHLHSWKSQHSGAGSVHKVHDGECTFAPIIIVTPQKIHNVTGAQVYLSCEVKAVPTPSISWRKVTESPKGIKIFEELPGDRVNVAVQVRGGPSRHESTGWVLINPLMKEDEGTYQCHATNMVGEAFADGTIKVSAHSSRRSRKSHRSSSESKV
- the IGFBPL1 gene encoding insulin-like growth factor-binding protein-like 1 isoform X1, producing the protein MQPFLSLLPLIVCLHQIPGVGADASSVCGPCNKEICSPVTCVAPELLTKDECNCCEQCLGVEGEVCGGRDEMRARCAPRMVCVSRSSSGSDSSSSEGTGVCVCEEDGAVCGSDGRTYSSVCTLHLHSWKSQHSGAGSVHKVHDGECTFAPIIIVTPQKIHNVTGAQVYLSCEVKAVPTPSISWRKVTESPKGIKIFEELPGDRVNVAVQVRGGPSRHESTGWVLINPLMKEDEGTYQCHATNMVGEAFADGTIKVSAHSSRRSRKSHRSSSESKV